A single genomic interval of Halobacillus halophilus DSM 2266 harbors:
- a CDS encoding amidohydrolase has translation MKLWYGGKIYTMEKEGVWVEAVVTKNGKILEVGDTQDLYKTYKNEITEEHDLKGAVMYPGFTDSHLHIIGHGERLMRLDLTFMKSAEEVKQALKLHAEQLNPGEWIIGDGWNENQWENKRIIHKDELDEISSKHPMMLTRVCRHAVLANSEAMKLAGVERSTPDPQGGVIVRDDEGHATGFFHEKAQDMIKKAMPEVTKDYLRKATELAVRDMHKYGLVGGHSEDLNYYGGFKKTFDAYTDVINDSKLKFRAHLLVHNGVVEQMDEESLGYKKGTDFVELGALKIFSDGALGGRTAWLSEAYSDDPGNFGVPIHTQEQLTSLVKKARKRLMPIAVHAIGDRAVEAVIQAIEAAPLHTGERDRIIHAQILRPDLIQKLKNMNVVLDIQPTFVASDFPWVMERIGNVRLKNSYSWKTLMDAGIMCAGGSDAPIEEINPLLGIRAAVDRRATYDHLVYQAEEKLSVFEAISLYTKGSAMAIAREDTQGVIKSGYIADFTILDRDLFALKPHELADATVTMTVVDEEIVYQR, from the coding sequence GTGAAACTTTGGTATGGTGGGAAAATCTACACGATGGAAAAAGAAGGCGTCTGGGTAGAAGCGGTTGTTACAAAGAATGGAAAGATACTGGAGGTTGGGGATACTCAAGATCTATATAAAACCTATAAGAATGAAATTACAGAAGAACATGATTTAAAAGGAGCGGTTATGTATCCAGGGTTCACTGACAGCCATCTCCATATTATCGGACATGGAGAGCGGTTGATGCGCCTTGATTTAACATTCATGAAATCAGCTGAAGAAGTGAAACAGGCTTTGAAGCTTCATGCGGAACAGTTAAATCCCGGAGAGTGGATTATTGGTGATGGATGGAATGAAAATCAATGGGAAAATAAACGAATCATACATAAAGACGAACTGGACGAAATATCTTCCAAGCATCCAATGATGCTCACAAGAGTATGCAGGCATGCTGTACTTGCCAATTCTGAGGCTATGAAGCTTGCCGGGGTTGAAAGAAGCACACCTGATCCTCAAGGTGGTGTGATTGTGAGGGATGATGAAGGACACGCTACTGGATTCTTCCATGAGAAGGCTCAGGATATGATTAAAAAAGCAATGCCAGAAGTAACGAAAGATTATTTAAGAAAAGCTACAGAGCTTGCCGTGAGGGATATGCATAAATACGGCCTCGTTGGAGGGCACAGTGAAGACCTGAATTATTATGGGGGATTTAAAAAAACATTCGACGCCTATACCGATGTGATTAATGATTCAAAATTGAAGTTTAGAGCCCATTTACTTGTTCATAATGGAGTAGTCGAACAAATGGACGAAGAGTCTCTTGGCTACAAGAAAGGAACAGATTTTGTAGAGTTGGGGGCGCTAAAAATCTTCTCCGATGGAGCTCTTGGAGGTAGGACTGCCTGGTTGTCGGAGGCCTATTCAGATGATCCTGGAAACTTTGGTGTACCTATCCATACTCAGGAGCAATTGACTTCATTAGTTAAGAAGGCACGTAAACGTCTGATGCCTATAGCTGTTCATGCAATTGGAGATCGGGCAGTCGAGGCAGTTATTCAAGCCATAGAAGCTGCTCCACTTCATACAGGAGAAAGGGATCGAATCATCCATGCTCAGATTTTAAGACCAGACCTAATTCAGAAACTTAAAAATATGAATGTTGTACTTGATATACAACCAACTTTTGTAGCTTCTGATTTTCCCTGGGTCATGGAACGGATAGGAAATGTAAGACTTAAAAACTCTTATTCCTGGAAGACTCTGATGGATGCTGGAATTATGTGTGCAGGAGGTTCTGACGCTCCTATTGAAGAAATTAATCCTTTATTGGGCATTCGGGCTGCTGTAGATCGAAGAGCCACATACGATCATTTGGTGTATCAAGCTGAAGAAAAACTTTCGGTCTTTGAAGCCATATCTTTATATACGAAAGGAAGTGCTATGGCCATTGCAAGAGAGGATACGCAAGGAGTCATAAAGTCAGGTTATATTGCAGATTTTACTATCCTTGATCGCGATCTTTTTGCGCTAAAGCCTCATGAATTGGCCGATGCTACTGTTACGATGACAGTAGTAGATGAGGAAATTGTCTACCAACGTTAA
- the thiI gene encoding tRNA uracil 4-sulfurtransferase ThiI codes for MNFDHIMIRYGEMALKGKKRKIFEQKLRNNLLKKLQEFPSVRIHKTRGRMYVLLNGENPQEVMDRCQDIFGIHSLSFAVKVEKEEEEMKKAVLLAFQDADHAKTFKISAKRSDKDFPIDSKELNPLLGGYILRNTEGVTVDVHQPDVEIKVEVRQEAAYITAQDYPGAGGFPVGTTGQSLLMLSGGIDSPVAGYLTMKRGVELEAVHFHSPPYTSERAKQKVIDLAQKLSNYGNSVKVHVVPFTAIQQKIHQEMPEGYSMTIMRRMMLRISEKLAARQGILSMTTGESLGQVASQTMESMNTINEVTNYPVLRPLVSMDKVEIINIARKIDTYDISIRPYEDCCTVFVPKSPKTMPTRKNANYYESNSDFSADIEKALDETYIVEVDHLAGKDQKNDFSDLL; via the coding sequence ATGAATTTCGATCATATTATGATTCGGTATGGAGAAATGGCTTTAAAAGGTAAAAAAAGAAAAATTTTTGAGCAGAAACTTCGGAATAATCTGCTCAAGAAACTTCAGGAATTTCCTTCTGTGCGAATCCATAAAACAAGAGGCCGTATGTATGTCTTGTTAAATGGTGAAAACCCGCAAGAAGTTATGGATCGATGTCAGGATATTTTTGGTATTCACAGCTTAAGTTTTGCTGTGAAAGTGGAAAAAGAAGAAGAAGAAATGAAGAAAGCTGTACTGTTGGCCTTCCAGGATGCAGACCATGCCAAAACCTTTAAAATTTCAGCTAAGCGTTCAGATAAGGATTTTCCAATTGATTCTAAAGAGCTTAACCCTCTTTTGGGAGGATATATTCTTAGAAATACAGAGGGGGTTACAGTAGATGTACACCAGCCTGATGTAGAAATTAAGGTGGAAGTACGCCAGGAGGCCGCCTATATAACGGCTCAAGATTATCCTGGTGCAGGTGGTTTTCCAGTGGGTACGACTGGGCAGTCTCTGCTAATGCTTTCAGGCGGAATTGACAGTCCTGTCGCAGGTTACCTGACTATGAAGCGTGGAGTGGAACTGGAGGCGGTTCACTTTCATTCTCCTCCCTATACCAGTGAGCGAGCGAAACAAAAAGTGATTGATTTAGCCCAAAAGCTTTCCAACTACGGAAACTCGGTTAAAGTTCATGTTGTTCCTTTTACAGCTATTCAGCAAAAAATTCATCAGGAAATGCCTGAGGGCTATAGTATGACAATTATGAGGCGAATGATGCTGCGAATTAGTGAAAAGCTTGCAGCTAGGCAGGGGATATTGTCTATGACTACAGGAGAAAGCCTGGGTCAAGTAGCGAGTCAAACAATGGAGAGTATGAATACCATCAATGAAGTGACGAACTATCCCGTGCTGCGTCCACTTGTTTCTATGGATAAAGTTGAAATTATTAATATTGCTAGAAAAATTGATACCTATGATATTTCTATCCGTCCTTATGAAGATTGTTGTACTGTATTTGTACCGAAATCCCCAAAAACGATGCCTACAAGAAAAAATGCAAATTACTATGAATCAAACAGTGACTTTAGTGCAGACATTGAAAAAGCACTCGATGAGACCTATATTGTAGAAGTTGACCATTTGGCTGGAAAAGATCAAAAGAATGATTTCAGTGACCTATTATAG
- a CDS encoding cysteine desulfurase family protein, with product MIYFDNSATTKPLPEVLDSYQKVAAELFGNPSSVHSFGGQVERLMQQSRHQAAQLFGVESQEVIFTSGGTEGNNMAIKGIAFMHQSRGKHIITSKIEHPSVLEAFRALETLGFEVTYIDVNKEGKVDPESVEHALRTDTILVSIMSVNNELGSVQPVKEIGDKLKHYPKVFFHVDHVQGLGKIRMPIMESGIDLCTVSGHKIHGLKGSGALIIRKNVSLFPLLHGGDQELERRAGTENLPANVAFVKALRLIMEKQKHSSDHLSQIHQYMRVELEKMEQVVINSPNDSAPHIINFSIPGFKPEVVIHSLGEKEIYISTKSACSSREPEVSTVLKACSLDYERTSSALRVSLSYQNTIEEADSFIEALKETIEQLKETMRR from the coding sequence ATGATTTACTTTGATAATAGCGCTACAACAAAGCCTCTTCCTGAAGTACTGGATAGTTACCAAAAAGTAGCTGCAGAACTTTTTGGTAACCCATCGTCAGTCCACAGCTTCGGCGGTCAAGTAGAGCGCTTAATGCAGCAATCTCGTCATCAAGCTGCCCAACTATTTGGAGTAGAATCTCAAGAAGTGATTTTCACTTCGGGAGGCACTGAAGGTAATAATATGGCGATAAAAGGAATTGCATTTATGCATCAATCAAGAGGAAAGCATATAATCACGTCTAAAATTGAACACCCTTCGGTCCTGGAAGCATTTCGAGCTTTGGAAACCTTAGGGTTTGAGGTCACATACATTGATGTAAATAAGGAAGGTAAGGTAGACCCTGAGAGTGTGGAACATGCTCTGCGTACAGACACCATACTTGTAAGTATTATGTCTGTAAATAATGAATTGGGATCTGTACAGCCCGTGAAGGAAATAGGGGACAAGCTTAAACACTACCCCAAGGTGTTTTTTCATGTGGACCACGTTCAGGGGCTGGGAAAAATTCGTATGCCCATAATGGAGTCAGGAATCGATCTTTGCACAGTTTCAGGCCACAAAATCCACGGATTGAAAGGGTCAGGAGCTTTGATCATCAGAAAAAATGTTTCTCTTTTTCCTTTGCTGCATGGAGGCGATCAAGAGCTTGAACGGCGAGCGGGCACGGAAAATCTTCCAGCAAATGTGGCTTTTGTGAAAGCTCTTCGTTTAATCATGGAAAAACAGAAACATTCGAGTGATCATTTATCTCAAATCCATCAATATATGCGGGTAGAATTAGAGAAGATGGAACAAGTGGTCATTAATTCACCGAATGATTCTGCCCCTCATATCATTAATTTTTCAATCCCTGGATTTAAACCTGAAGTAGTTATTCATTCCTTAGGAGAAAAAGAGATTTATATTTCTACAAAATCTGCATGCTCCTCCAGAGAACCAGAGGTTAGTACAGTATTAAAGGCATGCAGCCTTGACTATGAGCGGACGAGTTCTGCTCTTCGAGTTAGTCTAAGCTACCAGAATACGATAGAAGAAGCTGATTCGTTTATTGAAGCCCTTAAAGAGACGATTGAACAACTAAAAGAAACGATGAGGAGATAA
- the ezrA gene encoding septation ring formation regulator EzrA — protein MKYIIGVILLVIALFIAGLIWRKKVYDAVDRLENWKMDITNRPVTEELSKVKNLNLSGETQEKFEAWREQWDTIITKELTAIEKDLYEAEEAADRYKWKRVQKVLDSTEDKLVAIENDIQKILEDLKSLLDSEENSRIEIESIGPEIKELSRKLIQHRNQFGQSASLFEKRVEQLELQLGTYEELAEQGNYIEANKLVQSIREELVNLQEETETFPERYKKVNLELPEQLRELKQGIEEMKAEGYRVAHLDLLPEIHRYERILTEALARLNENDQTGIEELIVEIETRIQEIYQMLEREAVAHQYVEKQYAPLRSQLDNLEAVFMETEEDMEEIDVSYQMQGEEAESYEGLKSWFSQLKKKFISLEHKRQDGESAYSELRLELEEARQNLMELQERHQEFDEKVQALRREEMDAKTKLSDMEQLLLETYRRLKRSNIPGIPSSIYEDMKIASDKIDDVFACLEREPLDMGAVHNHLNDASEMTQNIYDEAQKIMDRARLAERVIQYANRYRSKYPILAARLLEAENKFRSYQYESALELASEALKEVDPDAFSRIEEREQVMV, from the coding sequence ATGAAGTACATCATTGGAGTTATACTGCTTGTGATTGCGCTTTTTATCGCAGGGTTAATTTGGCGTAAAAAAGTCTATGATGCGGTGGACCGGTTAGAAAATTGGAAGATGGATATTACGAATAGACCGGTGACCGAGGAATTATCAAAAGTGAAAAACCTGAACTTATCAGGGGAAACGCAAGAGAAGTTTGAAGCCTGGCGTGAACAGTGGGATACAATTATAACTAAGGAGCTTACTGCAATTGAGAAAGATCTTTATGAGGCAGAGGAAGCTGCAGACCGTTATAAATGGAAGCGAGTCCAGAAAGTATTAGATAGCACAGAGGACAAGTTAGTAGCGATTGAAAACGACATTCAAAAAATTCTGGAAGATCTTAAGAGTTTGCTGGATTCGGAGGAAAACAGCCGAATTGAAATCGAATCCATTGGTCCTGAAATTAAGGAATTGTCCCGCAAACTAATTCAGCACCGTAACCAGTTTGGCCAATCTGCTTCTTTGTTCGAGAAACGAGTAGAGCAGCTGGAACTGCAGTTGGGTACGTATGAAGAATTAGCCGAGCAGGGCAACTATATTGAGGCGAATAAACTGGTTCAGTCCATCCGTGAGGAATTGGTGAACCTTCAGGAAGAAACCGAAACGTTCCCTGAGCGTTATAAGAAAGTAAACTTGGAATTGCCAGAGCAGTTAAGAGAGCTTAAGCAAGGGATCGAAGAAATGAAAGCGGAAGGTTACCGAGTAGCTCATTTAGATTTGCTCCCTGAAATACATAGGTATGAACGTATTCTTACGGAAGCATTAGCCAGATTAAATGAAAACGACCAAACAGGTATAGAAGAATTAATTGTTGAAATTGAAACAAGAATTCAGGAAATTTATCAGATGCTCGAGAGAGAAGCTGTAGCTCATCAATATGTTGAGAAACAGTATGCACCTTTAAGGTCCCAGCTTGATAACCTCGAAGCTGTCTTTATGGAAACGGAAGAAGATATGGAAGAAATTGATGTTTCTTATCAAATGCAAGGGGAAGAAGCCGAATCCTATGAGGGATTGAAAAGCTGGTTTAGTCAGCTTAAGAAAAAGTTTATCAGCCTGGAACATAAAAGACAGGATGGTGAGTCGGCTTATTCAGAGCTCAGACTGGAGCTTGAAGAAGCACGCCAGAATTTGATGGAACTTCAAGAGAGACATCAGGAGTTCGATGAGAAAGTTCAAGCTTTAAGAAGAGAGGAAATGGATGCAAAAACGAAGCTTTCTGATATGGAGCAGTTACTCTTAGAAACATATCGGAGGTTAAAACGCAGCAACATTCCAGGAATTCCATCTTCGATTTATGAAGACATGAAAATAGCCAGTGATAAAATTGATGACGTTTTTGCATGTCTTGAAAGAGAGCCTTTGGATATGGGCGCCGTTCATAATCATTTAAACGATGCATCAGAAATGACACAGAATATCTATGACGAAGCTCAAAAAATTATGGATAGAGCCCGCTTGGCTGAGAGAGTTATCCAATATGCCAATCGCTATAGAAGTAAGTATCCAATACTAGCAGCGCGACTCCTGGAGGCAGAAAATAAATTTAGATCTTATCAGTACGAATCAGCCTTAGAGTTAGCTTCTGAGGCTCTGAAGGAAGTTGATCCGGATGCCTTTTCACGCATAGAGGAAAGGGAACAAGTCATGGTATAG
- the hisJ gene encoding histidinol-phosphatase HisJ, translated as MRDGHIHTPYCPHGTADSFKSYIEKAISIGYDTMTFTEHAPLPTSFVDPVPEKDSGMALAEVESYLSDINRLQKEYKDDISIQAGFEVDYIEGYERETETFLNRYGPELDDSILSVHFIKGNSQWYCIDYSPDMYEEAFHDLGGSNHLYQAYFNNLRKSAEADLGAYKPSRIGHMTLIRKFKDLYPSPPGWEVRAEQFLKVLKDQGMELDYNGAGLQKPHCKETYPPKSIADQASSMGLPLVYGSDAHAVSGLKQGFSEIDPRILSFNR; from the coding sequence ATGAGAGACGGTCACATCCATACCCCATACTGCCCGCACGGAACGGCAGATTCATTTAAATCATATATAGAGAAAGCCATATCTATTGGCTACGACACCATGACATTCACTGAGCATGCTCCTCTGCCAACCTCGTTCGTTGACCCTGTACCTGAAAAAGACAGTGGAATGGCTCTCGCAGAAGTTGAGTCTTACCTTTCTGATATCAATCGTCTGCAAAAAGAATACAAGGATGATATTTCTATTCAAGCAGGGTTTGAAGTTGACTATATCGAAGGATATGAAAGAGAAACGGAGACTTTCTTAAACAGATATGGACCTGAATTGGATGACAGCATCCTATCCGTACATTTTATTAAAGGAAATAGCCAATGGTATTGTATAGATTACAGCCCTGACATGTATGAAGAGGCTTTTCATGACCTGGGTGGCAGCAACCATTTGTATCAAGCCTACTTTAATAATTTAAGAAAATCTGCTGAAGCAGATTTAGGAGCTTATAAACCATCGAGGATTGGCCACATGACGCTGATCAGGAAATTTAAAGACTTATATCCCTCTCCACCGGGCTGGGAGGTACGAGCTGAACAATTTCTTAAAGTACTCAAGGATCAGGGAATGGAACTAGATTACAATGGAGCGGGACTTCAAAAGCCCCATTGCAAAGAAACATATCCGCCAAAGTCTATAGCAGATCAAGCTTCTTCAATGGGGCTCCCTTTAGTTTATGGTTCTGATGCTCACGCAGTCTCCGGATTGAAACAGGGCTTTAGCGAAATAGACCCTAGAATCCTAAGCTTTAACCGCTAA
- the refZ gene encoding forespore capture DNA-binding protein RefZ, which produces MNRQNVTRDRVLDVACRLFYSKGFNGTSVRDIANAANVNVSLIHYYFKSKQGLFESLAINYFEPYLEILESIHFTDANERVETLVRKILHYKLSHNQLSCLVYRELSLNTVFAREMLVTYLAKEDHLLSNILFHKSSKMEITFKEKLKVLQLKGLLNAPFTMPHEFRDPFITEASLSHFVEEYSQSMLEQEAVQKLAVKA; this is translated from the coding sequence ATGAACCGACAGAATGTCACACGTGATAGAGTGTTGGATGTTGCCTGCCGTCTATTTTACAGCAAAGGTTTCAACGGAACCTCGGTTCGTGATATTGCTAATGCTGCTAATGTAAACGTTTCCTTAATCCATTATTACTTTAAGAGTAAGCAAGGGTTATTTGAGTCTCTGGCTATCAATTATTTTGAGCCTTATTTAGAAATTTTAGAGAGTATTCATTTTACTGATGCAAATGAGCGTGTAGAGACTTTAGTGAGAAAAATATTACATTATAAACTGTCTCACAATCAACTTTCCTGTTTAGTATATCGAGAACTTTCTTTAAATACAGTGTTTGCCCGGGAAATGCTTGTTACTTATTTAGCCAAAGAAGACCATTTGCTATCTAATATTTTATTCCATAAATCATCGAAAATGGAGATCACTTTTAAGGAAAAGCTGAAAGTATTGCAGTTGAAAGGGCTGCTAAATGCTCCATTTACGATGCCTCATGAATTTAGGGACCCATTTATTACTGAGGCTTCCCTAAGCCATTTTGTGGAGGAGTACAGCCAGTCCATGCTAGAACAGGAAGCCGTGCAAAAGTTAGCGGTTAAAGCTTAG
- a CDS encoding GAF domain-containing protein has translation MFQSTSYTGTKEKNYELLLKQLQALLEDEPDVIANLSNASSLLNQFLEDVNWVGFYLWKEDQLVLGPFQGLPACVRIPSGKGVCGTAVAERSVQRIEDVHAFPGHIACDAASQSEIVIPILKNNEIFGVLDIDSPSTSRFDEQDEKYLTKFVEILQTYV, from the coding sequence ATGTTCCAATCTACTTCATACACAGGTACAAAAGAAAAAAACTATGAGTTGCTTTTAAAGCAATTACAAGCGTTACTTGAAGATGAACCTGATGTTATCGCAAACCTATCCAATGCTTCTTCATTATTAAATCAATTTCTGGAAGACGTAAATTGGGTAGGCTTTTACCTTTGGAAAGAAGATCAGCTTGTTTTAGGACCATTTCAAGGATTGCCAGCCTGCGTAAGAATTCCATCTGGTAAAGGAGTCTGCGGTACGGCTGTTGCTGAAAGAAGTGTTCAGAGAATTGAAGATGTCCACGCCTTTCCCGGGCACATTGCCTGCGATGCGGCCAGTCAGTCAGAAATTGTAATCCCAATTCTCAAAAACAATGAAATATTTGGAGTTCTGGATATTGACAGTCCTAGTACAAGCAGATTTGATGAACAGGATGAAAAATATCTAACCAAATTTGTTGAGATACTTCAAACTTATGTATAA
- a CDS encoding GGDEF domain-containing protein, producing the protein MSTWMVLQLFFINSPIFFSFDSFKLLQSLIHHSTLAFANSMPREELEKTVITDYLTKLHSRKYLDECVEAHRLNDKCGTFILFDIDNFKAVNDTYGHQTGDEVLCQTAETILSVLKGRGMAARWGGEELAVYIPGMICEEAFQIAHSIRKEIFLATSPSVTVSCGVSSWKADYPLNGKELVRRADEALYKAKEAGKNQIVMAGTT; encoded by the coding sequence ATGAGTACCTGGATGGTCTTGCAATTGTTCTTCATAAACAGCCCTATTTTTTTCTCATTTGATTCGTTCAAACTTCTTCAGTCTCTGATTCATCACTCAACACTTGCTTTTGCTAATTCTATGCCCAGAGAAGAATTAGAGAAGACGGTAATTACCGATTATTTAACCAAACTTCATTCGAGAAAGTATTTAGATGAATGTGTAGAGGCACATAGGCTGAACGACAAATGCGGTACTTTTATTCTATTTGATATCGACAATTTCAAGGCGGTCAATGATACATATGGCCATCAAACAGGAGATGAAGTTCTCTGCCAGACAGCAGAGACTATTCTATCTGTATTGAAGGGAAGGGGAATGGCTGCGAGGTGGGGAGGAGAGGAATTGGCAGTCTATATTCCAGGTATGATTTGTGAAGAGGCATTTCAGATAGCGCACAGCATAAGAAAAGAAATATTCTTGGCTACTTCCCCTTCGGTAACCGTTTCTTGCGGTGTATCTTCCTGGAAAGCTGACTATCCTTTGAATGGCAAAGAATTAGTAAGGCGGGCCGATGAGGCTTTATATAAAGCAAAGGAAGCTGGAAAAAATCAAATAGTTATGGCAGGAACTACTTAA
- the rpsD gene encoding 30S ribosomal protein S4 codes for MARYTGPTWKKSRRYGISLSGTGKELEKRPYAPGQHGPNQRKKLSEFGLQLQEKQKLRFMYGLTERQFRRLFVEAGNMKGIHGENFMILLESRLDNIVYRLGLARTRNQARQLVTHGHVTVDGGRVDIPSYRVVPNQVISLREKSQKLDVVEEAIEVNNFTPEYLTFDEDKREGTYSRYPERSELPSEINEALIVEFYSR; via the coding sequence ATGGCACGCTACACAGGTCCAACCTGGAAAAAATCCCGTCGCTATGGTATTTCTTTAAGCGGAACTGGTAAGGAGCTAGAAAAACGCCCTTACGCACCTGGACAACACGGTCCAAATCAACGTAAAAAACTATCTGAATTCGGTCTTCAGCTTCAAGAGAAGCAGAAGCTTCGTTTCATGTATGGATTGACTGAACGTCAATTCCGCCGTCTATTCGTAGAGGCTGGTAATATGAAAGGTATCCATGGTGAGAACTTCATGATTCTTCTTGAATCTCGCTTGGACAACATCGTATACCGTCTAGGTCTGGCTCGTACTCGTAACCAGGCTCGTCAGCTAGTTACTCACGGTCACGTAACTGTAGATGGAGGACGTGTTGATATTCCATCTTACCGCGTAGTACCTAATCAAGTGATCAGCCTACGTGAAAAATCCCAGAAACTAGACGTGGTAGAAGAAGCTATCGAAGTAAATAACTTCACACCTGAATATCTTACATTTGATGAAGATAAACGTGAAGGAACTTACTCTCGTTACCCAGAACGCTCTGAGCTTCCATCTGAAATCAATGAAGCTCTTATCGTTGAATTCTACTCTCGTTAA
- a CDS encoding kinase, whose translation MVHKLFDIIPSLSSNQLYIIGVDGLSRSGKTTFVNQLEKELIKRGVDFCTFHMDNHIVKKNERYQTGFEDWYEYYQLQWEVEWLRDHLFEKVRCSSHLTLPYYDNESDDREYRKVDLPNEGVILIEGVFLQRKEWQPYFNHLIFLDCPRNRRFAREDPSAQINMEKFKERYWKAEDYYLRNVKPRKSANYIVNT comes from the coding sequence ATGGTGCACAAGCTATTCGATATTATTCCATCTCTTTCGTCTAATCAACTATATATAATCGGAGTCGATGGTTTAAGCCGGTCGGGGAAAACGACATTTGTAAATCAGCTGGAGAAAGAGCTAATTAAAAGAGGGGTGGACTTCTGCACTTTTCATATGGACAATCATATTGTAAAAAAGAATGAACGTTACCAGACTGGATTTGAAGATTGGTATGAGTATTATCAGTTGCAATGGGAGGTGGAGTGGTTACGAGACCACCTTTTTGAAAAAGTCAGGTGCAGTTCTCATCTTACTCTTCCTTATTATGATAACGAATCGGATGATCGTGAATATCGAAAGGTAGATTTACCTAATGAGGGAGTAATTCTTATAGAAGGGGTTTTTCTTCAAAGAAAAGAGTGGCAGCCTTATTTTAACCACTTAATATTTTTAGATTGTCCTAGAAACCGAAGATTCGCACGTGAGGATCCATCTGCGCAAATAAATATGGAGAAATTTAAAGAAAGGTATTGGAAAGCAGAGGATTATTATCTGCGAAATGTGAAACCTCGTAAATCTGCTAATTATATCGTGAATACTTAA
- the tyrS gene encoding tyrosine--tRNA ligase encodes MELLKDLQQRGLINQITDEDGLASHLNEKQVTLYCGFDPTGASLHIGHLLPILMLKRFQQAGHRPIALVGGGTGMIGDPSGRSSERQLNEASVVHEYSEKIKGQLAKILNFDEGENAAAARNNFEWLSEMTIIDFLRDTGKHFGVNYMLSKESVESRIEQGISFTEFSYMILQSLDFQKLNQKENCTLQIGGSDQWGNITAGLELIRRARGEEEVEAYGLTMPLITKADGSKFGKTAGGAIWLDPEATSPYEFYQFWINADDRDVIKFLKYFTFLGMDEIAALEKEVQEQPEKRVAQRRLAEEMTKLVHDEEALAQAQRITEALFSGDIKSLSGQEIEQGFKDVPAFSSSEKAPQLVQLLVDAGISSSKRQAREDIKNGAVYINGERNQEVNHQINEENRIEDRFTIIRRGKKKYFLVRYE; translated from the coding sequence ATGGAATTGCTGAAAGATTTACAACAAAGAGGTTTAATTAATCAAATAACGGATGAAGATGGCTTGGCCTCTCACTTGAATGAGAAACAAGTTACTCTTTATTGCGGCTTTGATCCAACGGGAGCGAGTCTTCACATCGGGCATCTTCTTCCTATTCTTATGCTGAAGCGATTCCAGCAGGCCGGTCATAGGCCTATCGCGCTCGTAGGAGGGGGCACTGGGATGATCGGGGACCCTAGCGGCCGATCGTCAGAACGACAATTAAATGAGGCTAGTGTGGTTCATGAATATAGTGAAAAAATCAAAGGACAGCTTGCTAAAATTCTGAACTTTGACGAAGGAGAAAATGCTGCAGCAGCCAGAAATAATTTCGAATGGTTATCTGAGATGACTATTATTGATTTTCTGAGAGACACGGGAAAACACTTTGGCGTGAATTACATGCTTTCGAAAGAATCTGTAGAATCAAGGATTGAACAAGGGATTAGTTTCACTGAGTTTAGCTACATGATTCTTCAGTCGCTGGACTTCCAAAAGCTGAACCAAAAAGAAAATTGTACGCTGCAGATTGGCGGCAGTGATCAATGGGGGAATATTACAGCAGGATTAGAGTTGATTCGTCGTGCCCGAGGAGAGGAAGAAGTAGAAGCCTACGGGTTAACTATGCCTCTTATTACAAAGGCGGATGGTTCGAAATTTGGAAAAACAGCTGGAGGAGCCATCTGGCTGGATCCTGAAGCTACTTCTCCTTACGAATTCTACCAGTTCTGGATTAATGCTGATGATAGAGATGTCATTAAATTTCTCAAGTATTTCACTTTCTTAGGGATGGACGAAATCGCTGCATTAGAAAAAGAAGTGCAGGAGCAACCGGAAAAACGTGTTGCCCAGCGTCGTCTAGCTGAAGAGATGACGAAGCTGGTCCATGATGAAGAGGCGCTGGCTCAGGCTCAGAGAATTACGGAAGCTCTTTTCAGCGGAGATATTAAATCTCTATCAGGACAAGAGATTGAGCAGGGCTTTAAAGATGTACCAGCATTTTCATCTTCTGAAAAAGCACCTCAGCTTGTTCAGTTGCTGGTAGACGCCGGAATTTCCTCTTCAAAACGACAGGCCAGGGAAGATATTAAAAACGGAGCTGTGTATATTAATGGTGAGCGTAACCAGGAAGTAAATCACCAGATTAATGAAGAAAACCGTATTGAAGATCGATTCACTATTATTCGCAGAGGTAAGAAAAAGTACTTCTTAGTCCGCTACGAATAA